From a single Plasmodium coatneyi strain Hackeri chromosome 4, complete sequence genomic region:
- a CDS encoding iron-sulfur assembly protein → MFMFHLLKGTRAPQCRSALIKNMSHGSTTEGQESTQANTTNQLIHLTSDAINKMKQINLKYKNSKALKVSVEAGGCSGFQYSFSLIDKTNIQEKDLVAYNRECLVVIDKGAAEMLRNCKIDYTNNLIAKKFVLENIQNLSSKCSCGNSFDKSKQCEVHSDQQTVNDNGRNQGGYLHRLATANGFFAEGCLLSEEPPRTSNKIRGQSDTHLSYVHKKNK, encoded by the exons ATGTTCATGTTCCACCTGTTAAAGGGCACCCGCGCGCCTCAATGTCGGAGCGCCCTCATTAAAAACATGTCCCATGGCTCAACCACGGAGGGACAAGAAAGTACCCAAGCGAATACCACCAACCAACTTATCCACCTCACCAGTGACGCaatcaacaaaatgaaacaaatCAACTTGAAGTATAAAAACTCAAAAGCCTTGAAGGTATCTGTAGAAGCTGGGGGGTGCTCAGGCTTCCAGTATTCCTTCTCCCTTATCGATAAAACAAACATACAGGAGAAGGATCTAGTCGCTTATAATAGAGAGTGCCTCGTGGTGATTGACAAAGGGGCAGCGGAAATGCTCAGGAACTGCAAAATAGACTACACCAATAATCTCATTGCAAAGAAGTTCGTCCTCGAGAATATTCAGAACCTCTCATCCAAGTGTTCCTGTGGAAACTCCTTCGAT aaaagCAAGCAGTGCGAAGTACACAGTGATCAACAAACGGTGAATGATAACGGACGAAATCAGGGGGGCTACTTACACAGACTGGCCACGGCTAATGGTTTCTTTGCAGAAGGGTGCCTTCTATCCGAGGAGCCACCTCGAACTTCAAATAAAATCAGAGGCCAATCGGATACTCATCTATcgtatgtgcacaaaaaaaataaataa